The window GCTATGACGTGGCCGGGGCGGCGGCCCTGGTCGGCGTGCTCGCGCTGTTCAACGGCGGTGGGCGGATCTTCTGGGCGTGGGTGTCGGGTTTCACCGGCCGCATGACGGCCTTCGGTCTGATGCTGGGCCTGCAGGGGGTGTGCCTGCTGATAGTGCCGCACGCCACCAATGCGGTGCTGTTCTTCATCCTCGCGGCGGTGGTCTACCTCTGCTACGGCGGTGGATTCGGCACGATGCCGGCCACGGCCGGCGACTTCTTCGGGGTCAAACACGCCGGGGCCATCTATGGCCTGATGATCATCGGGTGGAGCCTGGGCGGCATCATCGGACCGCCGATCATCGCCGCGCTGATCGGTGAAGGCAAGAACTATGTGCTCGGCTACACCGTGATCGGCGTCATCGCTCTGGTCGCGCTGATTGTGCCGGCGGTCACCCGGATGCCGCGGCCGAAGGAAGGCGGAGGAACGGCACCGGCCGTCGAGGTCGAGACCGACGGCCTGGCCTCGGCCGACTGAGTCGGCCGGTTGCGGGCACGCGACAAGGCGAAGGGCCGGTCACCCCTTCAGGGGTGACCGGCCCTTCGCCTTGTGTCACATGCTCATGGTCGGCGCAGGCGCTCCGGGTCGGGGGCTGCCACCGGGTCCCAGCCGCGACGGGTCGCGCGGCTGCCGCTGCGGTGCTCGTCGCGCGAGCGGTAGACGATGTACGGGCGGAACAGGTACTGCACCGGCGCCGAGAACACGTGCACCAGACGCGTGAACGGCCACAGGATGAACAGGAGCGTGGCGGTCAGAGCGTGCAGCTGGAACATCAGTGGCGCCTGCTCCATCAGGTGCGGCTGCGGCTGGAAGAGAAGGATGCTGCGCACCCAGGGGCTGATTGTCGCGCGGTACTCATAGCCGGGGCCGAACAGCTGGTGGATGAAGGTGGCCAGTGTGCCGAACACGAGTGTGGCACCGAGGAACACGTACATCACCTTGTCCATCGTGGTGGTGGCCAGGAACACCGGCCCGACCGTGCGGCGGCGGTAGATCAGAATCGCCAGGCCCACCAGTGTCAGCACGGCCGCGGCTGTGCCCAGCACCGTCGCCCCGACGTGGTACATGTGCTCATCAATGCCGATCGCATACAGCCACTCGCGGGGGATGAGCAGCCCTACCGCGTGGCCGGCCACCACGAAAAGGATGCCGAAGTGGAACATCGGCGATCCCCAGCGCAGCAGGCGGTTCTCGTACGACTGGCTGGAACGCGTCGTCCAGCCGAACTTGTCGTACCGGTAGCGCCAGATGTGACCCACGATGAACACGGCGGCCGCGATGTACGGCAGCGCGACCCACAGCAGCATGGACAGGGGGTTCATGCGTCCTCCCTCATTTGGAACGGCGGCAGGTTCCCGAGAAAACTCAACCCCACCGTCTCGGTGGGCGGGCCCTCGTTGATCAGATCGAGATAGCGTTCTCGCGTGGCGTCGTCGATGGGTGGCAGCGAGAGCGTCACCGCGCGCACGATATCGGCCCAGGGGCTGTTCATGCCCTCCAGGGCCGCGCGCAGCACTTCAACTCCCTCGCGGTGGCTCGAAAGCACCGCCGACGCTATCTCGGAATCGCTCATGGCAGAGAACTCGAGCACGGCCGGCAGATAGTCGGGCAGCTCCGGTGCCTCGAACTCCCATCCGGCGGCGCGGTACGCCTCAAGAATCGTCACCATCGCCGTACCGCGCTTGCGTGTGTCGCCGTTGGCGTAATACGTCAGATACAGGCTGCACTTGCGCTTGAGGTCGAAGGTGTTCACATACAGGCGTTCGAAGTCGGTGGATGCTGCAGCCGTGTCGATGAACTGCACCAGCGGCGCGCGCACCGGGTCGGGGAGCGGTTCGATCAGGGCCCGCACGGTGGGGAGTTTGCCGAACCATTCGGCATCGGGGTAGTCCAGCAGCACCGAGGCGGCCATGTGCACGCGCTGCCGCTGTTCGCGGGTCAACTCCAGTGAGTCCAGGGCGGGCGGCAGCTTGCGTCGTGGGGTGACGCGGGTTCGGGAACGGGTCAGCAGTGCCATCAGGACTCTTCCTTCGGCGGGAACAAGCCGTCGGGCGAGCCGTTGCCATCCCAATTCAGCAGGTTGACCCGGCCCGGGGCAGCCGGACTGTCGGAGGTCTGCCGATCTGCCAGCGCGTGGAAGTTCTCCACCGCGACCGGCACCGGGTGGCCGCTGGAGAGCCCGAAGTGGTTCGGGCCGCCCATGCCGGGGCCGCCGTCGTAGTCCAGCGAGCACGCCAGCTCCTCCAGCTCGCGCGCCTGCTCAGCGTGGGCGGCAGGAATGACGTAGCGGTCGTTGTACTTGGCGATCGCCAGCAGCCGGTACATCTCCTCCATCTCGGTGCCGGTCATCCCGACCGCCGTGGCGATCGACTCGTCACGCTCGTCGTCGAGGTTGATGCCGCGCATGTACGACCGCATAGCGGCGAGCTTGCGCAGCGACTCGTCGACCGGCGCGGTGTCGCCCGCGGTGAAAAGCTCGGCAAGATACGAGATCGGAATGCGCAGCTTGTCGATGGCGGCGAACAGAGTGCGGGCATCCTCGCCGTCGTTGCCCGAACCGGTCACGACGTCGACGACCGGCGACAGCGGCGGCACGTACCAGACCATCGGCATGGTCCGGTACTCGGGGTGCAGCGGAAGGGCGACCTTGTACTTCTTGATCAGCGCGTAGATCGGGCTGTTCTGGGCGGCCTCGATCCAGTCCTCGGGAATGCCGTCGCGACGGGCCGCCTCGATGATCTCGGGGTCGTTCGGGTCAAGGATCACGCTGCGCTGGGCGTCGAGCAGATCGTGCTCGTTCTCGACGCTGGCCGCCTCGGCCACCCGGTCGACGTCATACAGTACGAGGCCCAGGTAGCGCAGGCGCCCGACGCAGGTCTCCGAGCAGACGGTGGGCAGGCCCACCTCGATGCGCGGGTAGCACAGCGTGCACTTCTCGGCCTTGCCGGTCTTGTGGTTGAAATACACCTTCTTGTACGGGCAGCCCGACACACACATGCGCCAGCCGCGGCACTTGTCCTGATCGACCAGCACGATGCCGTCCTCGGCCCGCTTGTACATGGCGCCCGAGGGGCACGAGGCGACGCACGACGGGTTCAGGCAGTGCTCGCAGATGCGCGGCAGGTAGAACATGAACGCCTGCTCGAACTCGGCCGAGACCCGCTCGCTCATCTTGCGCAGGATCGGGTCGTCCTGCATGGTCTCGGCGGAGCCGCCCAGGTCGTCATCCCAGTTGGCCGACCACGAGATCTTCATGTCCTTGCCGGTCAGCAGCGACTTCGGGCGTGCGACCGGGGTGTGCTCGCTCTGCGGAGCATTCAGCAGCATGTCGTAGTCGTACGTCCAGGGCTCGTAGTAGTCCTCGATCTCGGGCAGGTTCGGGTTCGAGAAGATGCGCGCGAGCTTGGCGAGACGCCCACCACTGCGCAGCTTGAGCCGGCCGCGCTTTGTGCGCACCCAGCCGCCGCCCCACTTCTCCTGATCCTCGTAGGTGCGGGGATAGCCGACGCCGGGGCGGGTCTCGACGTTGTTGAACCACACGTACTCCACGCCGGTTCGGTTCGTCCACGCCTGCTTGCAGGTGACCGAACAGGTGTGGCATCCGATGCACTTGTCGATGTTCATCACCATCGACATCTGGGCCATGACCTTCATCGGTACTGCACCTCCTGGCTGCGACGACGGATCGTGGTGACCTCGTCGCGTTGGTTGCCCGTGGGGCCGAGATAGTTGAACGCCCACGCCAACTGCGCGTAGCCGCCGATCAGGTGGCTGGGCTTGAGCAGGATGCGGGTCAGCGAGTTGTGGATGCCGCCGCGCTGTTTGCTGGTCTCTGTGATCGGCACATCCACCGTGCGGTCCTTCGCGTGGTACATGTACACCGTGCCCTCCGGCATCCGGTGCGAGACGATGGCGCGCGCCACGACGACGCCGTTGCGGTTGTAGGCCTCGATCCACTCGTTGTCGCGCACCCCGATCTTTGCGGCGTCTTCCAGACTCATCCAGATCGTGGGGCCGCCACGGCTCAGCGAGAGCATGAACAGATTGTCCTGATACTCCGAGTGGATCGACCACTTCGAGTGCGGGGTGAGGTAACGCACCGAGACCTCGGCGGCACCGGATGCGGCATCCACCCCCGTCGCCCCCGGTGTCGCATCGCCGAACAGGCGCGCCATGTCCAGCGGAGGACGGTAGATCGGCATGTTCTCGCCGAGTTCTTCCATCCAGTCGTGATCGAGGAAGAAGTGCTGCCGCCCGGTGAGAGTGTGCCACGGCTTGAGCTGCTCGACGTTCACGGCGAAAGCGGTGTAGCGGCGGCCGCCGTGCTCCGATCCCGACCACTCCGGCGAGGTGATCACGCTGCGCGGCTGCACCTGCACGTCGGTGAACGTGATGTGGGTGCCCTCGTGCTCTTCGGCCAGGAACGCCATCTTCTGGCCGGTCTTCTGCTCGAGCTGCTTGAAGCCCTGCACCGCCAGGCGTCCGTTTGTGGTGCCCGAGAAGGCCAGCACCATCTCGCAGGCGCGGCGGTCGGTGTCCAACCGCACGCGGCCGGCCATCGGCCCCGCCTCGACCACACCGTTCAAGCGCCCCAGCATGTCGATCTCGGGCTCGGGGTGATACGTGATGCCCTTGGTGACCATGCCGAGCTTCTCGGCCAACGGACCCAGGGTCTTCCACTTCTCGGCCAGCGCGGGGTAGTCGCGCTCGACGACAATGAGCTTGGCCATCGTCACGCCGGGCTTGAGCGGCAGATCCTGCACGGCGCCGTGTGGCGTGGCCATGACATCGGGCGTGTCGTGCTGCAGCGGTGCGGCCACCACGTCGCGGCGCACGCCCAGGTGCGTCTGGGCCAGCTCACTGAACTTCTCGGCGAGCACCTTGAACGTGTCGAAGTCGCTGCGGGTCTGCCACGGCGAGTCGATCGCCGGACTGAACGAGTGCACGAAGGGGTGCATATCGGTCGACGAGAGGTCGTACTTTTCGTACCACGTCGCGGTGGGCAACACGATGTCGCTGAACAGCGTCGTGCTGGTCATGCGGAAATCGCTTGTCATCAGCAGGTCGAGCTTGCCCAGCGGGGCATCCTCACGCCAGCGCACATCGCGCGGGCGCGAGCCCTCGGGCGTCTCGCCGACCCGCACGGCCGACTCGGCGCCCAGCAGGTGCTTGAGGAAGTACTCGTTGCCCTTGCCCGAGGACCCCAGCACGTTCGCTCGCCACATGTCGATGACGCGGGGGAAGTTCTCCGGCGCATCGGGGTCTTCGCAGGCGTAGTGCAGCGAGCCGTCGTTCAGGCTGTCGACGATGTACTGCGCGGGCTCTTTGCCGGCTGCCTCGGCCTCGTCGCACAGGTCGAGCGGATTGCGCGAGAACGTCGGATAGCTCGGCATCCAGCCCCGCTTGACCGACTCGACCAGGCAGTCGGCGGTGGTGCGGTCGTCGAAGACGCCGCGTGCCAAGGGGGAAGCGAGCTGATTCGCCGGCAGGCCGTCATAGCGCCACTGGTCGGTGGCCAGGTACCAGAACGCGGTGCCGATCGCCTGCCGGGGCGGGCGGTTCCAGTCGGCAGCGCCGGCGTACTGGTTGTAGCCGGTGAGCGGTCGCACCTTCTCCTGGCCGACGTAGTGCGCCCATCCGCCGCCGTTGACGCCCTGGCATCCGGTCATCATCGTCAGAGCGAGGAACGTGCGATAAATGGTGTCGGAGTGGAACCAGTGGTTCGTGCCGGCACCCATCAGGATCATCGAACGACCGCCGCTGCGTTCGGCGTTGTCGGCGAACTCGCGGCCGATGCGGGTGGCCTGCTCGGCGGGCACCGACGTGATCTCTTCCTGCCAGGCGGGCGTGCCCGGGGTCGAGGCGTCGTCATAGCCGGTCGGCCATTCGCCGGGAAGACCGTCGCGGCCCACCCCGTAGCGGGCCAGCATCAGGTCGAACACCGTCGTGACGGTCTTGCCGTTCACCGTACGCACCGGCACACCGCGGCCGACCACGCCGGCACCCCCGGCGTGCTCCTGGCCCGCGTCGGGTGCCACGTCGAAGCGGGGCAGGGCGACTTCGGCCGAGGCGCCGTCCCAACCGGCCAGGTCGGCGATCGACAGCTGCGGCACCACATCGCCCAGGTCGAGGTTCCACTTGCCCTCGTCTTCGGGCGAGAAGCGGTGCCCGAGCGAGCCGTTCGGCACGACCGGGGTACCGTCGGCGTCGAGCACCGCAGGCTTGAACTCCGCGTGCGCGGCGGAGGCGGCATCCTCACCCAAATCACTCGCGGTGACGAACTTGCCCGGCACCAGCCGATCGCCGTTGTGCTCGAGGGTCACCAGGTAGGGGGCGTCGGTGTACCGGCGCATGTAGTCCTCGAAGCGCGGTGTGCGCTTGTGCACGAAGTGCTCGGTGAGAATGACATGTCCCATCGCGATACCCAGGGCCGCGTCGGTGCCCGGGTGCGGTGAGGCCCACTCATCGGCGAACTTGGTGTTGTCGGTGTAGTCGGGTGAGACCACCACGACCTTCTGCCCGCGGTAGCGCGCCTCGGTCATGAAGTGGGCGTCGGGTGTGCGGGTGACCGGCACGTTCGAGCCCCACATGATCAGGTATGACGAGTTCCACCAGTCGGCGGATTCGGGAACATCGGTCTGGTCGCCGAACACCTGGGGGCTGGCCACCGGAAGATCGGCGTACCAGTCGTAGAACGACAGCATCGTGCCGCCCAGCAGGTTCAAGAAGCGCGAGCCCGAGCCGTGCGAGATCATCGACATCGCCGGGATCGGTGAGAACCCGGCCACGCGATCGGGCCCGTACTTCTTGACGGTGTGCACGTGCGCCGCCGCCGCCATCTCGATGGACTCCGCCCAGGTCGCGCGCACCAGACCGCCCTTGCCGCGGGCGCTCTTGTACGCTTTCGCCTTCTGCGGATCTTCGACGATCGACTCCCAGGCCTCGACGGGGTCGGGATGCTGCTGCTTGGCTGCGCGCCACAGATCGAGCAGCGTGCTGCGGATGTACGGGTAGCGCACGCGGGTGGGGGAGTAGGTGTACCAGCTGAACGCCGCACCGCGCGGGCACCCGCGGGGCTCGTACTCGGGCGAGTCGGGACCCACCGACGGATAGTCGGTCTGCTGCGTCTCCCACGTGATGATGCCGTCTTTGACATACACCTTCCACGAGCACGACCCCGTGCAGTTCACACCGTGCGTGGAACGGACCACCTTGTCGTGAGACCAGCGGTCGCGGTAGAACACGTCGCCGTCGCGGCCGCCGTCCAGAAACAGGGTGCGCAGGTCTTGCGATGTCTCGCCGGGTCGGATGAAGCGGCTCAGCGAAAGCAGCGTATCGGCGAGCGGTCCGTCGGTCGCGGGGTGCGCAGTGCGGATGTCGGGGGTCATGCCAGTTCCTCCAGCCTCACGGATACCCCCCAGTATGGAGCGGCACTGATCGGCTTGCTAGGGGCCTCGCCGTTTTTATTCCCGGACATATCCCACAACGAATAATCACGGTGCGGGGTGTAGATACGGCGCGGCATCGTCGCTACTCTGACGCGAAACGAGAGGAATCGTGATGGCTGAGGCATCGTCCACTCCCGCGTCGTCCACATCGACGAGCTCATCCCCCGATCTACGCGGGGGGATGGGCCAGGTCCTCCTGGCAACCCTTGCATCCACCGTCGGCTTCTGGGCGTGGATGGTGATCGGTCCGCTCCAGAACCTCTACACCGAGCAGATGGGCCTGGGCCAGGGGCAGGCGGCACTGCTGCTGGCCATGCCGGTGCTCGTCGGAGCTCTCGGCCGCATCGTGGTCGGTGCGCTCACCGACCGGCTGGGCGGCCGCAAAGTTTTTGCGCTGGTTCTGCTCGCCGGCGTGCCCGCCGTGCTGCTGGTGGCGCTGGCCGGCTCGATCGGCAACTACCCGCTGCTCTTGTTCGCGGCGTTCCTGCTCGGCATTCCGGGCACGATCTTCGCCGCCGGCATCCCCTTCTCCAGTGCATGGTTCACGCCTGCCCGCCGGGGTTTCGCCAACGGCGTGTTCGGCATGGGCATGATCGGCACCGCGGTCGCGGCGTTCTTCACCCCGCGGCTGCTGCGCTGGATCGGCTACTGGCCCACGCACCTGCTGGTGGTGGCACTCATGATCGTGATGGCGCTGCTGGTCTGGGTGATGATGCGCGATTCGCCGGCATGGACGCCCAGCCGTCAGCCGCTCGTGCCGAAGGTGCTGGGTGCGCTGAAGCTGCCGGTGACCTGGCAGATGGCGTTCCTATACGCGATAGTGTTCGGCGGGTTCGTCGCGTTCTCGACGTATCTGCCCAAGTACCTCATGACGATCTATCCGAACGAGGTCGATCCGGTGGGTGCCGGCACTCGCACCGCGATGTTCGCCGTCGCCGCGGTGATAGCCCGGCCCATCGGCGGTGTGCTCGCCGACCGGTTCGGTCCCAAGATCATCACGCTGTTCTCGCTGGCCGGAATCGTTGCCGCCGCGTACATCGTGGGCCAGGAGCCGCCCGAGGGGGTGCTCACGGGCGTCGTGTTCCTGCTCATGGCTGCCGCGATGGGGCTGGGCATGGGCGCCGTCTTCGCCTGGGTGGGCCCCTCGACGCCCCCCGACAAGGTGGGGGCCGTGACCGGTGTCGTGGCTGCCGCCGGGGGTCTGGGCGGCTACTTCCCGCCGCTGGTGATGGGTGCGACCTATCACGCCGACACCAACTCGTACTGGCTCGGCCTGTGGCTGCTGGTGCTGGTCGGAGCGCTCGCTCTGGTGGTGGCGGGGATGCTGCGCGACGCGCGCGCAGCCAAAGCCGGCAAATGACCGGCGGTGAACCGACCCTCGGGCCTGTGCGCATGGCTACGGTGGGGGTATGACCGTCGAGAGACTGCCCAGTGTGCACGACCAGCGCGGTCGCGGCCTGCGCGATCTGCGGATCTCGGTGACCGACCGGTGCAACTTCCGATGCGTGTACTGCATGCCCAAGGAGATCTTCGGCCGCGACTTCGCGTTCCTGCCCAAGGAGATGCTGCTCACTTTCGAGGAGATCGTCAGGGTCGCACGGGCTGGGATGGCGCATGGCGTGCACAAGCTGCGCCTGACCGGTGGCGAGCCGCTGTTGCGGCGCGACATCGAGGAATTGGTCAGGATGCTGGCGGCACTGCGCACGCCCGAAGGCGACAAGCCCGACATCGCGGTCACCACCAACGGATCTGCGCTCGCGCACAAGGCCGGAGCCCTGCGCGAAGCGGGTCTGGACCGGGTCACCGTCTCGCTCGACTCGCTCGACGACGCCACCTTCCGCGCGATGAACGATGTCGACTTTCCCCTCGATCGGGTGCTCGCGGGTATCGAGGCGGCCCGGGACGCCGGGTTCGAGACGATCAAGATCAACACGGTGGTCAAGCGCGGGCTCAACGATGACGACGTGGTGGCCATCGCCGAGCGGTTCAAGGGAACCGGCGTCACCGTGCGCTTCATCGAGTTCATGGATGTCGGGACCACGAACGGCTGGAATCTCGAGCAGGTGGTGCCCTCGGCCGAGGTGATCGAGCGGATCGGTGCCGTGCATCCGCTCGAGCCGGTGCCGCCGGCATACTCGGGTGAAACCGCCACCCGGTGGCGTTACCGCGACGGTGACGGTGAGATCGGCGCGATCTCGAGCGTGACGGCGCCCTTCTGCGGCGCCTGCACCCGTGCGCGCCTTTCGGCCGACGGCAAGCTGTTCACCTGCTTGTTCGCCGCGCGCGGGCACGACCTGCGAAAGCTGCTGCGCGGCGGCAGCACCGATGCCGAGCTCGAAGCCGCTCTCGCCGAGATCTGGTCGGGCCGCAGCGACAACTACTCCGAGGTGCGTTCGGCCGAGACCGCGCATCCGCGCGAGCGCATCGAGATGTCGTACATCGGGGGCTGAGCCTCGGGCGGGTTCTGCGCCGCGTCGCGCGGGGCGGTCGCTGGCGCTGCCCGTCTGGGCGCGGCGTCCTGGCTTGCGCTGTCCGGTTCTGCGTTCGCTGCTCGTTTCTGCTCGCGCTACCCGGTTGGGTTCGGCGTCCTTGCTCGCGCTGTCCTGTTCTGCGTTCGCGTATGTGATTTGCATGCGCGGATGCGGGTTGGGGTGGCGCGAGGTGTTGGGGATGTCGTCGCGCTGTTCGTTTCTGCGTTCGTTGCTCGTTTCTGCTCGCGCTACCAGTCTGGGCGCGGCATCCTCGGTCGCGCTACCCGGTTGGGCGCGGCATCCTTGCTCGCGCTGTCCTGTTTTGCGTTCGCGGATGTGATTTGCATGCGCGGATGCGGGTTGGGGTGGCGCGAGGTGTTGGGGATGTCGTCGCGCTGTTCGTTTCTGCGTTCGCTGCTCGTTTCTGCTCGCGCTACCCGATCGGGTGCGGCGTCCTCGCTCGCGCTGTCCTGTTCTGCGTTCGCGTATGTGATTTGCATGCGCGGATGCGGGTTGGGGTAGCGCGAGGTGTTGAGGATGTTGTCGCGCTGTTCGTTTCTGCTCGCGCTGCTCGTTTCTGCTCGCGCGACCTGTTAGGGCGCGGCATCCTTGCTCGCGCTGTCCTGTTCTGCGTTCGCGTATGTGATTCGCATGCGCGGATGCGGGTTGGGGTGGCGCGAGGTGTTGGGGATGTCGTCGCGCTGCTCGTTTCTGCTCGCGCTGCTCGTTTCTGCTCGCGCTGCTCGTTTCTGCTCGCGCTGCTCGTTCCTGTTCGCGTTACTCGTTTGGGTTCGGCGTCCTCGGTCGCGCTGTCCTGTTCTGCGTTCGCGTATGTGATTTGCATGCGCGGATGCGGATTGGGGTAGCGCGAGGTGTCCGGGATGTCGTCGCGCTGTTCGTTTCTGCGTTCGTTGCTCGTTTCTGCGTTCGTTGCTCGTTTCTACGTTCGCTGCTCGTTTCTGCTCCCGCTGCTCGTTTCTGCTCGTGCTACCCGTCTGGGCGCGGCATCCTCGGTCGCGCTACCCGGTTGGGCGCGGCGTCCTCGCTCGCGCTGTCCTGTTCTGCGTTCGCGGATGTGATTTGCATGCGCGGATGCGGATTCGGGTAGCGCTAGGCTCGTGCCGGTGAGCAGCATCCGCCCTTTCCGCACCGGTGATGAGCCGGCACTCGCTGAGGTCTGCGTGCGCACGGCCGCGTTCGGGGGCGATGCGAC is drawn from Microbacterium protaetiae and contains these coding sequences:
- a CDS encoding MFS transporter, giving the protein MAEASSTPASSTSTSSSPDLRGGMGQVLLATLASTVGFWAWMVIGPLQNLYTEQMGLGQGQAALLLAMPVLVGALGRIVVGALTDRLGGRKVFALVLLAGVPAVLLVALAGSIGNYPLLLFAAFLLGIPGTIFAAGIPFSSAWFTPARRGFANGVFGMGMIGTAVAAFFTPRLLRWIGYWPTHLLVVALMIVMALLVWVMMRDSPAWTPSRQPLVPKVLGALKLPVTWQMAFLYAIVFGGFVAFSTYLPKYLMTIYPNEVDPVGAGTRTAMFAVAAVIARPIGGVLADRFGPKIITLFSLAGIVAAAYIVGQEPPEGVLTGVVFLLMAAAMGLGMGAVFAWVGPSTPPDKVGAVTGVVAAAGGLGGYFPPLVMGATYHADTNSYWLGLWLLVLVGALALVVAGMLRDARAAKAGK
- the narH gene encoding nitrate reductase subunit beta — protein: MKVMAQMSMVMNIDKCIGCHTCSVTCKQAWTNRTGVEYVWFNNVETRPGVGYPRTYEDQEKWGGGWVRTKRGRLKLRSGGRLAKLARIFSNPNLPEIEDYYEPWTYDYDMLLNAPQSEHTPVARPKSLLTGKDMKISWSANWDDDLGGSAETMQDDPILRKMSERVSAEFEQAFMFYLPRICEHCLNPSCVASCPSGAMYKRAEDGIVLVDQDKCRGWRMCVSGCPYKKVYFNHKTGKAEKCTLCYPRIEVGLPTVCSETCVGRLRYLGLVLYDVDRVAEAASVENEHDLLDAQRSVILDPNDPEIIEAARRDGIPEDWIEAAQNSPIYALIKKYKVALPLHPEYRTMPMVWYVPPLSPVVDVVTGSGNDGEDARTLFAAIDKLRIPISYLAELFTAGDTAPVDESLRKLAAMRSYMRGINLDDERDESIATAVGMTGTEMEEMYRLLAIAKYNDRYVIPAAHAEQARELEELACSLDYDGGPGMGGPNHFGLSSGHPVPVAVENFHALADRQTSDSPAAPGRVNLLNWDGNGSPDGLFPPKEES
- the narI gene encoding respiratory nitrate reductase subunit gamma → MNPLSMLLWVALPYIAAAVFIVGHIWRYRYDKFGWTTRSSQSYENRLLRWGSPMFHFGILFVVAGHAVGLLIPREWLYAIGIDEHMYHVGATVLGTAAAVLTLVGLAILIYRRRTVGPVFLATTTMDKVMYVFLGATLVFGTLATFIHQLFGPGYEYRATISPWVRSILLFQPQPHLMEQAPLMFQLHALTATLLFILWPFTRLVHVFSAPVQYLFRPYIVYRSRDEHRSGSRATRRGWDPVAAPDPERLRRP
- a CDS encoding nitrate reductase subunit alpha, whose amino-acid sequence is MTPDIRTAHPATDGPLADTLLSLSRFIRPGETSQDLRTLFLDGGRDGDVFYRDRWSHDKVVRSTHGVNCTGSCSWKVYVKDGIITWETQQTDYPSVGPDSPEYEPRGCPRGAAFSWYTYSPTRVRYPYIRSTLLDLWRAAKQQHPDPVEAWESIVEDPQKAKAYKSARGKGGLVRATWAESIEMAAAAHVHTVKKYGPDRVAGFSPIPAMSMISHGSGSRFLNLLGGTMLSFYDWYADLPVASPQVFGDQTDVPESADWWNSSYLIMWGSNVPVTRTPDAHFMTEARYRGQKVVVVSPDYTDNTKFADEWASPHPGTDAALGIAMGHVILTEHFVHKRTPRFEDYMRRYTDAPYLVTLEHNGDRLVPGKFVTASDLGEDAASAAHAEFKPAVLDADGTPVVPNGSLGHRFSPEDEGKWNLDLGDVVPQLSIADLAGWDGASAEVALPRFDVAPDAGQEHAGGAGVVGRGVPVRTVNGKTVTTVFDLMLARYGVGRDGLPGEWPTGYDDASTPGTPAWQEEITSVPAEQATRIGREFADNAERSGGRSMILMGAGTNHWFHSDTIYRTFLALTMMTGCQGVNGGGWAHYVGQEKVRPLTGYNQYAGAADWNRPPRQAIGTAFWYLATDQWRYDGLPANQLASPLARGVFDDRTTADCLVESVKRGWMPSYPTFSRNPLDLCDEAEAAGKEPAQYIVDSLNDGSLHYACEDPDAPENFPRVIDMWRANVLGSSGKGNEYFLKHLLGAESAVRVGETPEGSRPRDVRWREDAPLGKLDLLMTSDFRMTSTTLFSDIVLPTATWYEKYDLSSTDMHPFVHSFSPAIDSPWQTRSDFDTFKVLAEKFSELAQTHLGVRRDVVAAPLQHDTPDVMATPHGAVQDLPLKPGVTMAKLIVVERDYPALAEKWKTLGPLAEKLGMVTKGITYHPEPEIDMLGRLNGVVEAGPMAGRVRLDTDRRACEMVLAFSGTTNGRLAVQGFKQLEQKTGQKMAFLAEEHEGTHITFTDVQVQPRSVITSPEWSGSEHGGRRYTAFAVNVEQLKPWHTLTGRQHFFLDHDWMEELGENMPIYRPPLDMARLFGDATPGATGVDAASGAAEVSVRYLTPHSKWSIHSEYQDNLFMLSLSRGGPTIWMSLEDAAKIGVRDNEWIEAYNRNGVVVARAIVSHRMPEGTVYMYHAKDRTVDVPITETSKQRGGIHNSLTRILLKPSHLIGGYAQLAWAFNYLGPTGNQRDEVTTIRRRSQEVQYR
- the moaA gene encoding GTP 3',8-cyclase MoaA; translation: MTVERLPSVHDQRGRGLRDLRISVTDRCNFRCVYCMPKEIFGRDFAFLPKEMLLTFEEIVRVARAGMAHGVHKLRLTGGEPLLRRDIEELVRMLAALRTPEGDKPDIAVTTNGSALAHKAGALREAGLDRVTVSLDSLDDATFRAMNDVDFPLDRVLAGIEAARDAGFETIKINTVVKRGLNDDDVVAIAERFKGTGVTVRFIEFMDVGTTNGWNLEQVVPSAEVIERIGAVHPLEPVPPAYSGETATRWRYRDGDGEIGAISSVTAPFCGACTRARLSADGKLFTCLFAARGHDLRKLLRGGSTDAELEAALAEIWSGRSDNYSEVRSAETAHPRERIEMSYIGG
- the narJ gene encoding nitrate reductase molybdenum cofactor assembly chaperone is translated as MALLTRSRTRVTPRRKLPPALDSLELTREQRQRVHMAASVLLDYPDAEWFGKLPTVRALIEPLPDPVRAPLVQFIDTAAASTDFERLYVNTFDLKRKCSLYLTYYANGDTRKRGTAMVTILEAYRAAGWEFEAPELPDYLPAVLEFSAMSDSEIASAVLSSHREGVEVLRAALEGMNSPWADIVRAVTLSLPPIDDATRERYLDLINEGPPTETVGLSFLGNLPPFQMREDA